From a region of the Candidatus Acidiferrales bacterium genome:
- a CDS encoding site-2 protease family protein, producing the protein MDSGNGHSRPPVEIVDPGYPLFLQPRIIYPSPQKRPFVLSLVLFVLTMISTLAVGREFCVSYAQNRAPFSGIDNPYVPTFHALIHPRLLLGGIPFAFTLIGILLAHELGHYFTCRYYRIDASYPYFLPAPTIIGTFGAFIRIRSPIVNRKALFDVGFSGPVVGFILAVPILAYGVYTSKIVPGVQSGAAVVFGSPPLMKFFLELFHPGVRESNILLSPIALAAWVGLLVTAINLLPVGQLDGGHIVYSVTSGYHRLISPLFGIGLLIMGITYWHDWVVFALLLLFLGFRHPPLIDVWTPLDAKRRAWAVFALIMFFLCFTPTPLSIPR; encoded by the coding sequence GTGGATTCTGGCAACGGACATTCTCGCCCGCCAGTAGAAATTGTTGATCCGGGCTATCCCCTTTTTCTCCAGCCGCGGATTATTTATCCTTCGCCGCAGAAGCGGCCCTTTGTTCTTTCGCTCGTTCTTTTTGTTCTCACGATGATTTCGACGCTGGCTGTTGGCCGCGAATTCTGCGTATCGTATGCGCAAAATCGTGCGCCCTTCTCAGGAATCGATAATCCTTATGTCCCCACGTTTCACGCTCTGATTCATCCGCGCCTGTTGCTGGGCGGAATTCCTTTTGCGTTCACGTTGATTGGAATTCTACTGGCGCACGAATTGGGGCATTACTTTACGTGCCGCTATTACAGAATTGACGCGAGCTATCCGTATTTTCTTCCGGCGCCGACGATCATTGGAACGTTCGGCGCGTTCATTCGCATTCGCTCGCCGATCGTCAACCGCAAAGCATTATTTGATGTGGGATTTTCGGGGCCGGTCGTGGGATTCATCCTGGCAGTCCCAATTCTTGCGTATGGCGTGTATACATCCAAGATCGTGCCGGGCGTGCAAAGTGGCGCGGCTGTCGTCTTTGGCAGTCCGCCGCTGATGAAATTTTTTTTGGAGCTTTTTCATCCGGGCGTGCGCGAAAGCAATATTCTTCTGAGCCCCATCGCCCTTGCGGCATGGGTGGGACTGCTGGTCACGGCGATCAATCTTCTGCCGGTCGGGCAGCTTGACGGCGGGCACATCGTTTACAGCGTCACCAGCGGTTACCACCGATTGATTTCGCCGCTATTCGGAATCGGACTTCTTATCATGGGCATCACCTACTGGCACGACTGGGTGGTGTTTGCCCTGCTGCTGCTTTTCCTGGGATTTCGCCACCCGCCGTTGATTGACGTATGGACTCCTCTTGACGCCAAGCGGCGCGCCTGGGCGGTTTTTGCGCTCATCATGTTTTTTCTTTGCTTCACGCCGACGCCGCTGAGCATCCCGCGCTGA